TCGATGATTTTCCTGATAAGAGGGGATAACCGGGGCCGGGCCGCGTTAAAATGGTCGACCGGCAGCGGAACGCGGCGGAAGGGAGGCATATGACGGACCGGAAGATCTCCATGGAGCGCGACAAGAGGATCGCCCTGGTCGCGCACGACAACAAGAAGCGGGACCTGCTCGAATGGGCCCGGTACAACCGGGACCTCCTCGCGCACCACAAGATCTACGCGACGGGAACGACCGGCGCGATCCTCGAAAGGGAGCTGGGATTCGACGTCGTCAAGCTGCAGAGCGGGCCGTTGGGCGGCGACCAGCAGGTCGGGGCCGGGATCGCGGCGGGCGAGATCGATTTCCTGATCTTTTTCTGGGACCCTCTCCAGCCGCAGCCGCACGATCCGGACGTGAAGGCGCTCCTGCGGATGGCGGTCGTCTGGAACATCCCCATCGCCTGCAACCGCGCGTCCGCGGACTTCATGATCTCCTCCCCCCTGATGGACGAGGGATACGACCGTCTCGTCCCGGATTACGGCTCGTATATCGGGCGGAAGGTTCCCGGGTGAGGATCGGGAGACGCGGCGGGGCCGACGATGGTAAAATGAACGATCCGTACCCAGCAGGCCATCATAAAAAGCGACTCCGCGCCGGATGAAAGGGGAGCAGTCCGTGGGGAACAAGGAACTTGCGACGCGCGCCATCAACACGATCCGATTCCTGTCGGCCGAGGCCGTCCAGAAGGCGAAGTCCGGCCACCCGGGAACGCCGATGGCGCTCGCGCCGCTTGCGTACCTTTTATGGACCCGGTACCTGCGGTACAGCCCGGCGAATCCCGACTGGGCGGGGCGCGACCGGCTCATCCTCTCCTGCGGCCACGCCTCCATGCTCCTCTACTCCATGCTGCACCTCACGGGGTACGACCTTTCCATGGACGATCTGAAGGCCTTCCGCCAGTGGGGGAGCCGGACCCCCGGCCACCCGGAGGCGGACCACGCCCCGGGGGTCGAGGTGACGACGGGACCGCTGGGGCAGGGGCTCGGGAACGCCGTGGGGATGGCGATGGCCACGCGCCTGCTGGCGCATCGCTTCAACCGGCCGGGGTACGAGATCGTGTCGCACCGGATCGTGGCGCTGTGCTCCGACGGGGACCTGATGGAGGGGGTCGCCTCGGAGGCGGCGTCGCTGGCGGGGCTGCATCGCCTCTCGAACCTGACGGCTTTCTACGACGACAACCGGATCACGATCGAGGGCTCGACGGACCTCGCGTTCCGCGAGGACACGGCGGCACGGTTCCGGGCGTACGGCTGGAACGTCCTGCACGTCGCGGACGGGAACACCGACCTCGACGGGATGGCGGCGGCGATCGAGACGGCGTTCTCGCAGCGCGAGCGGCCCACCCTGGTGATCGTGCGGACGACCATCGGATTCGGCAGCCCCAACCGGCAGGACACCGCGGAGGCGCACGGGTCGCCGCTGGGGGATGCGGAGGTCGCCCTGGCGAAGGAGAACCTCGGCTGGCCGGCGTCGCCCCCCTTCTTCGTTCCGGACGAC
The genomic region above belongs to Thermodesulfobacteriota bacterium and contains:
- a CDS encoding methylglyoxal synthase — its product is MTDRKISMERDKRIALVAHDNKKRDLLEWARYNRDLLAHHKIYATGTTGAILERELGFDVVKLQSGPLGGDQQVGAGIAAGEIDFLIFFWDPLQPQPHDPDVKALLRMAVVWNIPIACNRASADFMISSPLMDEGYDRLVPDYGSYIGRKVPG